Within Ovis aries strain OAR_USU_Benz2616 breed Rambouillet chromosome 3, ARS-UI_Ramb_v3.0, whole genome shotgun sequence, the genomic segment TCATGTTCACCATCTTCAAATGGGAATTTTAGACGCAACTGAAACAAATGGAGATTAGAACAGTAGCTAAATGGTTCACTTTGTGGTTCACAGGGAAAGAAACTCGGTGAGTGTAGCAGGCTTTGGGGAAGGTTTCATCAAGGAGCAAGACCATTGGACTTTGCTGGATATCTGGGGTTTAATAGAGGCAGAGAGGGTAGAGGGCATATCAATCACAGGGAGTCACTTAAGTTAGGACATGTAGGTAGAAATGAGACTGACCATTTCCAGGATGGTAAGGAGACCAGCCTGGCACAACTAGAGGGAAAATTTCTGGAGGTTATAGGTAACTATTATATACGAGTAATAGGAATTACTCCTACCAATATACTGGAAAGGGCAAGCAGAGAGGCTATGAAGAATCTTTAAAGGCAAACAGAAAAAATTAGATTGGATGAGGTGGAACTTAGAAATCCATTAAAGGTAGTAACCTAATGAAAACTGTTGAAGAAAGCAAATAGGCAGTCGTGTGAGAAAGGATGGATTAGAATAGAAAGGAACTTTCGTTAGGAAAATACTATTAAATTTTTCAATTTATAGATAATTACTATGCCAATGGGGAAAACAGTAATTTTTgttaaataagattattttaattcttaaaaggCCCGAGTGAAGCTGAAGAATTCCAGCTTGAGGTGAGTGGGCTACTAGGGGAGATGAACTGTCCATATCTTTCACTGACATCTGGGGATGTGACCAAGCGCCTTCTCATTCAGAAGAACTGCCTCCTTTTGCTCAGTAAGTTCATGGCTACTAGAATGtagctattattttctgtttatgttttccaTGACTAATAAAACAGGTTTAAAGaaaacattgtttaaaatttCTAACTAAGAAGCTAATGGTGGGTTTGTGCACTGGTAGCAGTATCCTTTCGTAATTGCTACTCTTTTACAGTTTAAATTCGGTGTGTGTGGTGCTCAGCCTGCTGTTCTTCACCTAACATGACCAAAATTAGTGCTAGAGGGTTATCCAGGTGTGGCATCATGCAAACATCAGTGTTTTAGACCAGAAGCACACTAAAATCAACTAGGAAGATACTATGGAaataatgaagtttttttttttttttttttaatttgtggacAGTAACCATTCTAGGCACAGTAAAtggaaaatgtaattatttaatgtattttgtgtTGTTATTTCTTTATGGCTGGGTAATTATTTGTGGATTTCGATTTTGTTTGTAAAGATGTCAAATTACAATGTAAGCATTTCTAGAATACTATTTGGATTGTTCTGTACTTACTGATCAGTTGGGAAgtaaatttttatgaaaagttatttccttctatgttattttttaaatatactaactactatttttcttttcaccCTGAGAAACAGTAAGTAGACTGACAAAGTTTATTGCCTTATGTAAACTCTACAATAAATAACTTCCAGTCATCTTAAACTCAGAATTTTTGTAGCATTCTGAGACGCACTTAGATTACGCTTTGGTTAAGTGAATAGTATAGTTCTTATTATGACAAACACCGTTCAGAGCATCTTTCAAATGTTTGTCTTTACAGTTTTAACTTTGGCTTCTGAAAAATGATGCAACTCCagttttgaatgttaagtttttaaaaaagcgtGTGTTCATAGCCATTATATTTAGGAACTAAGGTATTCTAAAATCACTTTAACTTCCCCTTTGTCAAATGATTGTTACTAGGTATAGGGGTGGTGGATGGGTGCATATTGTTAGATATTGCTTTAGATACTGATATTGCTGGCATGTAGTTCTTATACATGCATTCATTATCCTTCAAATCGTATAATTTCAATAACTGGCTCAGCCACAGTATACTCACTGAATCTTCCTTTGTAGCACTGCTTATCCTTACCAATACCTGATATTTGGCACTTAGAATATGTTATCTTACATAGGAAGACAACAGCTGTGTGGAAAGCTCAGTAAGGACCCTGAATTAACTCATTGCGAGAGCTCAGAGTTTGGTCTTTCTGTTCCTGATACTTATACAGAACCACTTGGAATATAAGTGTTTTATAAAAATGCCTTTAACTCTTTCCTGTTTCTTAAGCAGACTGTTCTGAACATTATATTGTAATGTGCTGTTACCTCAAAAGCTCTTCAAGAATATACAACTGTTTGCTCCTCAACTAAATGACTAAATCAACTAAAGCTTACTCTGCTTTTGGAATTCttcatacacagatacacactgctcccttccttctctttatctttgcttctgctctttcctctttctgaataTTCCCCAGTTTGTATCCCCTCTCATGCTAGTACGCATTTATGTACATGTACTCATTCTCTTTCCACTCTGTATAAATATTTCTCATCTTTCCAAGTCTCAGTTGTCACATCTCAGTGCTATAATTTTACTTGCTTCTTGTAGCACCCTACCTTATTGAATTGAATCTTTTAATACATTGTGTCCTAAACCTCATTAGAATTGTTAGTAAAACAGAATAGTGTATTCTCTAGTAGTCTATAGTGGCTGAAAAACTCTCATGTGTCAGGTTAAGAACTGTTGTGGCTGTTGATTGGCCTTTGTGGTTGTCAGGATATTAATATTTCCCTTAGGTATATAAGTCTGATATCTTTGTatgcatatattatttatttctaataagaTTGTCAGTAGAGATAatctttttttgttgtgttttatatCTTCAGTGCCTTTTCTGATTTTATGAACACACCAGTTACAGTTAATGCTTTTTGATGGTAATTGTGTTGGTAAACTAATTTTGGGAATGCCTGAGCTATGTTGTCCCAAATTTAGAGACCAATTTAttaaatcatatatatgattttctAGAGcaagggttggcaaactttttcttaaagggcCACATAGTATATATTTTCTGCTTTGTGGGCCATAAGCTGTCTGGCAACTACTTAACTCCACTCTTGTAGCATGTAAGTGGCCATAGATGACATGTAAATGAATTTTAGAGTGTGGCCACATTCCAGTAAAACCTTATTTGCAAAAACAGTTGATTATTTTCATGGCAGTGGGATTTTACTGTTTTGATCTTTTAACTCATGCAGTTTGCTATACAGAACATGTTAAGATTCATCAAACCCATTTAGGATGACCTTTCCAGAAACTTAGTTGTTTATTCTAGAACAGGATTTGGCAGCTTTTCAGAAATGGTCTGCTAAAATTATGACCCCTGTACTTCTCACATTACACCTTGGGTGTAGGAAATGAGATATTCAAGCTGATCATTCTTTTATACTTACTGTAGGGCTTAAGAGcccagaaaatgtctttttccagcTCTCTTCCTAATATTGTCAGAAGGTTCTCACTTTGTCACATAACCTGAAATCCTATGATCCAAATGATTATTAAACATCTAAAAATATAAATGCCctttggaaggaaaaaggaataaGATTGAATATTTTTACCTTCAACTGATTTACCTGAAGCAGATTACAGCCCTCATTATACCTGGCTGAAGTCAACAAACAAGGGAATGGTATTGATATGAAACGACTCCACCCAGAAATGATTAGAaagttttgggttgttttttcttttcccccagggGAGGGGGTGAGAATGAGGAATGTAGGAGGAAAGGGAATGTTAAGAAGAATATAGATGAAAGAGGGTATTGTGTGCCCTGCCAGAAGGTGACAGGCTACTGGAGAACATGTATGAAAAAGGGATGTTTGTAAATTTAGTACCTTCCCCTTCTCTTGTAAGTGAAGCTTTGACTACTTAAAATACTCTTTTACTCCAGTCTTAAACAGACTACTTGAGTATTGGAAGGTAAGAGGGCAAGATAGTTATATCACTGGTGTGTATCAGTTGTGAGAAGTacaatatagatatatgtatatatataactttttaaactgTTGCTGAAAATTAGCCACCTGCCATCTTTTGCCAATTTGCTAACAGATGCCAACCCATGTTCTGGAGGTTCCTTAATAGTGAAATGCAAGAATCAGATTTTAAGATGTGATCTACCTTGATCTTCTGGTTTCAAAAAAGAATTGCTTGCTTTTAAATCAGGCTCTGAACATATATTGGTTAAACACTGAATTACAGAACCAGTTTATGTGTTACATAATTTGCAGGTAAAAAAatggttttcctttcttgtttttatccattcttGCAGCTTTATTACATATCATTAGGTCTATAGAGTTGTGACTCCAGACTTATGACTATTAATTGTAGCTGTATCTCATTTTGAAATCTTATTTTGTTTACTTCAGCATACCTCATCTCAGAACTAGAAGCTGCCAGAATGCTCTGTGTGAATACTCTTCCAAAAAAAGCTCAAGAAGGAGGCGGTAGTGAGGTCTTTCAAGAGTTGAAAGGCATATGTATTGCTCTAGGAATGTCCAAACCTCCAGCCAATATAACTATGTTCCAATTCTTCAGCGGGATTGAAAAAAAAGTAAGACCATTAGTACCAGATTGTAGTGTATTAAAGGCATAGTCCTACAGTTGTTTGAAATGAAGCAAGTTAATTTCTCTTAATGGGAACctaatgtacatatttttaagtgattGTTACTAAATGAGTTTTGCATTTTAAATCCTAGATACCTTCAAGAAAAATTGGTATTTTACTattgttttaaaacatgtttctttttcaaaaaggaaCCTTTGCACCTTGATTTATAAACGgaaataaactagaaataatGTAAAGAAAATTAGGACTTATGTccatttaaaacttattttatcaTTGAACTTCAATACAATTAATTTTAAGGTCTTTATCATTAAATTTTACCACCATTCTCCCCATTGACTGGACAGAAAAGGATGTAAATGTTTTGGGATTTTAATCCAGTCACTTTAAGTCTTACATGTTTCATTTGACAAACTAGTTGTGTTAACTGCTAATATAATCTAGTACATGAAAATAAGTCAGAATTGTTTTTATACCACATATTTTCAACAGTTAAGAGTCTTTATATAATTGATTAGGAACAagcaatttcaattaaaaaattaatgaacagaagAGAATGATACTTATTATAGCAGAGTTATTCTCTATATGCATATCTGCTGGACTCTTAAGAATTGGTACATTTGCCTTGTGGGGTAGATGGACGCCATGATGCACAAATTTGGCTGAACTCTACCGGGGAGCAGCAGTGTATCCATAGTCcatatttttctgtgtgttcattcattcattcagcaaatacataTTGAGTGCCCACTgttgtcaggcactgttctaggtgcagTGAAGGACTCATACTTCCATAGACACCTGAGGAGTGGGTCAAGTGAGTGTCTTTATCGTGTGGGTCTTGTACATTTCAAAACATCCTCCACCTTTGCCTCTGTCAGGAATCTTCTTTTGATGGCAGGATATGATGGGAGTTGGGAAGATGAGGAGGATGTGTTTTACCTTtagatttgtttattcattcatttatgtttttgtgtCAGTTAAAGGAAACATTAGCAAAAGTTCCACCTAAtcatgtgggaaagcctttattGAAGAAGCCAATGGGACCGGCCCACTGGGTGAGTAGTGAGCATCCTGAGTAAACTTTGTAAGGAGCCATCTACCTGTCTCAGGATATTTATGTTTGTGCTTTGAAGTTATATTCTCTAATATGGTGGACATCCTTAGAATCATTTTTGTAAGTCTTAAGATTTatccaaaataattttatttatgtaacgTTAAAAGTACTTCTTTCATAATTTGTAAAAAATTTCACACAGCTGATTAAATTGAAGTTCAATATGATGCATGTTTCTAATTGCCAAATGGGTTGCCTTCAAGCCAAAAGCTTCACTGGGCTGAGCTCCACGCAGTGAGTTACAGGAACACTAAATGAGAATTTTGTACTTACATATTCTTTATTCTATTTTGAGATGACATTATTATGCCTGTCATTTCGTTAGTTTATTATAActtattattctgttttattatataaatcaTTTTGTGCTGAGTGCTGGGCATTCGGTTGTGAATGAAGCAGTTTCTCCCCTTTTGGAATTAGGGGGTCAAGCAGATTTAAATTCTAACtggtctttttaattttgtttcaggAAAAGATAGAAGCAATTAACCAAGCTGTGGCCAATGAATATGAAGTTCGGAGAAAGCTGCTAATAAAACGTTTGGATGTCACCGTCCAGTCTTTTGGCTGGTCTGACAGAGCCAAGGTACACATAAAATCACTGAAAAGAGCAGAGTATTTCTGGACATGATCTTTAAACATACTTAACACAGCTTAGACATAGTGCAGACTATAAGAGAAATATGTAGGAGATACACATAGGGGTTTTTCTTTAGGGAATTACTGAGGAACCATTCAGCAATagtgaaaacatttatttttcaattttttaatatttctcagcAAAGCTATATGTTGTAAACCCTACTGGAAGTATCCATTTGTAAGAGGAAAGTAGAGTAgctaaaaattactaaaaataataaaattttaaattgtttactATACTTTAAGCTAACAGTTTAACTtgctaattaaataaattaagtttaaaatattgattttggAGGACCAAATATTGTGACCCATTTATAGAGAATTGGAGAATTCAGTAAGACTTCATTTTATTTCAGCTTAAATAAGATAATCCAGGTAAAGGTCTTGGTCAttccaacagatatttattaaattatctaCTGTTTTATCAGTAAGTGGTAATTAATTGGCACAGTTGGTTAATTTGACCTTCTTAGAACCCTGAAATAGAACTAATTCCTTGAATTTATGTGGAGATTGATCCAAAATGTTAGAAGTTCCCTTAATGgtgcattcatttttaaaagtagattttttctgaaCTTTAATTTCCtgagaaaatgcttttatttagtTCTCCCATTATCTTCCTAATACAATAGATGTTAGTTTCAACTAAAATCTTTAAACCATAGTATAGTCCTATTTAGCTGCTAAATTGATGGGGTAGATATTTACTGAACTACAATATCTTAGTGTTGGAAAAGGGTCTTAGAGATCAGTCTTAACTCCCCTCATTTTGCAACTGAAAACAAATGGAGACCCAAGTGAATGGAAGGTTTTGCCTGAGATCTCACAGTGAGTCAGTAGTAACACAGGGAATAAATTGTTCTCTTTTGGGGCCTGTTGTTGAGGAAATACCAGTcctttcttaaaatatctttgaTGATAACAGTCATTTCACTCTTGGCATAGTACtgtacttcaaaaacaaaaacctgcagCTTTCAGCTAGAAAAGCATGCGATGATTGATGGATGTGCATTGACCGAAGGTATTAACACTGCAACTCTGGTCTTAACACTGCCGTTAGTAGACTCTACTTCTGGGGTTCTGATGCAGTATGTCTGAGCTTCTGTTTACTCTTTGAACTTTTGTTTCATGTAatgaaatttatgtatttatatctcactttgaaattatattataaaatcagTTTTACTTAAAGCTGATATGAAACTATTTTCTCAAACTTGTTTGTTTCTATTCACCTAAAGATTGATGGAGCCCTTACTGTAGCTATAATAGTGACCACAAGGAAATGAAACATAAGATACTCAGGAAACGTTTCCCAGACAAGCTAATCTCTTTAgccttttaattattaaataaatttttctaaaataaaaagtcatttaGCATCCCACTGTCTTAACCACGATAGCTGTTTCATTTTTAGCATTATCTTCTTTACATATATAATCATAGTAAACATCTCTTTTTATACCTTTTCACATAATATAATTTAAACTTTTACCATCAATATTTGAGTGCCTGCATGTAACTAACAGACTGAGCAATTATGTTTTGTTCTTGTGCTATTTTCCTATGTATTGTAGCTGTAGCTGTTGCTTCCAAAATTTAATAGGTAAGAATTTGTTGTGTCCTCGCATTTAGGttactttaatttgcatttattgatCCTGTATGGAAAACATGTTTTATACTTATTGCAACTTTATTTTATCTTGTGTAAACTTGCTCTTTATATCCTTTGTTCATTCATCTTTTGTGATCTTATGTTACAAATACATTAAATGTACTTCTACTAAGTGGTTATAAAGTAgactctctttttcttatttataatataaatgccTTCATTTTATCTGTTTAAAAGATACAGATAAAGTGAAGGCATTTGAGACCAATGGCATGGGAAACCTTTTTGTTCCACAGTCTtaaagggaagcccctttatctCCATACCCCCTTCTATCCCCTTTATCACTCCTTGTTGTATCAGCAGGTCCGACAGCTATACTCTAAGATAGTTCTTCACTAGATAGGAGCAGTGGTGAGTATGTAACTTTTTCTCTCATTTGGAGCCTAGTAAATACTATCATCAAACATCTCGAAAATCTTTACTTGTTTAGTATCAATGTTTCTGTGTCATCTTGAAAACCAACATTTGTCTTTGAACACTTTTCTTTCAGAGTCAAACAGAAAAATTGGCGAAGGTTTACCAGCCAAAACGCTCAGTCTTATCTCCTAAAAGTACTATTTCTGTTGCCCACCTTTTGGCTGCAAGACAAGACTTGTCAAAGATCTTAAGGACGAGCAGTGGCTCTATAAGAGAAAAGACTGCCTGTGCCATCAATAAGGTGACAAGACtacctttaattttctttcaaactcatttatttatatttttaaaatacagtaatttaaaatttaaaatatctttcttatCCCACAGGTGTTGATGGGCAGAGTTCCTGACAGAGGGGGTAGGCCCAATGAAATCGAACCTCCACCCCCAGAGATGCCACCGTGGCAGAAAAGGCAAGATGGCCCCCAGCAACCAGCAGGAGGacgaggaggcgggagagggggctATGAACATTCTTCGTacggaggaggacgaggaggtCATGAACAACAAGGCGGAGGGAGAGGTGGACGCGGCGGCTACGACCACGGTGGCCgcgggggaggaagaggaaataagcaCCAAGGAGGCTGGACAGACGGAgggagcgggggagggggcggctaCCAAGATGGCGGTTATCGCGATTCGGGTTTCCAGTCCAGTGGCTATCACGGTGGCCACAGTGGCGGCTATCAGGGCGGGGGTTATGGTGGCTTCCAGACATCTACATACACAGGAAGTGGA encodes:
- the FAM98A gene encoding protein FAM98A, with amino-acid sequence MECDLMETDILESLEDLGYKGPLLEDGALSQAVTAGASSPEFTKLCAWLVSELRVLCKLEENVQATNSPSEAEEFQLEVSGLLGEMNCPYLSLTSGDVTKRLLIQKNCLLLLTYLISELEAARMLCVNTLPKKAQEGGGSEVFQELKGICIALGMSKPPANITMFQFFSGIEKKLKETLAKVPPNHVGKPLLKKPMGPAHWEKIEAINQAVANEYEVRRKLLIKRLDVTVQSFGWSDRAKSQTEKLAKVYQPKRSVLSPKSTISVAHLLAARQDLSKILRTSSGSIREKTACAINKVLMGRVPDRGGRPNEIEPPPPEMPPWQKRQDGPQQPAGGRGGGRGGYEHSSYGGGRGGHEQQGGGRGGRGGYDHGGRGGGRGNKHQGGWTDGGSGGGGGYQDGGYRDSGFQSSGYHGGHSGGYQGGGYGGFQTSTYTGSGYQGGGYQQDNRYQDGGHHGDRGGGRGGRGGRGGRGGRAGQGGGWGGRGSQNYHQGGQFEQHFQHGGYQYNHSGFGQGRHYTS